A region of Vitis riparia cultivar Riparia Gloire de Montpellier isolate 1030 chromosome 12, EGFV_Vit.rip_1.0, whole genome shotgun sequence DNA encodes the following proteins:
- the LOC117927095 gene encoding protein GAMETE EXPRESSED 1 — MDHRHRHALGVVFMLVLLSLPHDCMPWNFFGSGKTESPFTESYSKAKAISGDVIAEFSMEALNDQKGIERVDKARRKLAGGGSNTCWQNAYESLFAGCSEIIPDDKKRRRFAWLLSDCFQKDSGGHAFPSCDTRSDSDVKKCLQKLDEEARSTYLAFFLETNSICHHLQADAFKRGTERLVNDLRKSAQFAEEKLENIEERSENLLQSSKEIHDSLTWIDLRTQQVARASKNVEDNIDTVLKHSEAVFEQSKGIAASQLELQEGQVKMKDKFEEGMAMIQGSYNNLGLEIDKLRNDAVEIENEISRVGNTMTLKMENLQSRADDIGEVAGQSLDKQKQLLDGQSTALEGLQFLTKFQSQALEESRATLQRLAEFGHKQQEELLQRQEILQQAHDHLVENSKSMLAAQEAFESKQASMFIALDKLFTLHNAMLLESRSIKAFFIYSLSIFILYMLTSTKQTYTVRPRLYIGLCATFLIEFAILRFSTYDIAQQTQIINMIRSIFAIVSSIQLLHAICTFRDYEVLNHQMLLTLMEKVNGMQRNIDYSACVMEDSDLDWSTWIDNDLPEDVDIVKDPDFILQEEIGENSITTTSITRKYNLRNRLRQ; from the exons ATGGATCATCGTCATCGTCATGCTCTTGGTGTTGTGTTCATGTTAGTTTTACTCTCACTTCCCCACGATTGCATGCCTTGGAATTTTTTCGGGTCAGGGAAAACCGAGAGCCCGTTCACTGAAAGCTATTCAAAGGCTAAGGCAATTTCCGGTGATGTTATTGCTGAATTCTCCATGGAAGCCCTCAATGACCAGAAGGGGATCGAAAGGGTGGACAAAGCTAGAAGAAAGTTGGCGGGGGGCGGCTCCAACACCTGTTGGCAAAATGCTTATGAGAGTCTCTTTGCTGGGTGTTCTGAGATTATCCCTGATGACAAGAAGAGAAGGAGATTTGCTTGGCTTCTCAGTGATTGCTTTCAGAAGGATTCGGGGGGCCACGCTTTTCCTTCTTGTGATACTCGCTCTGATTCTGATGTGAAGAAGTGTCTGCAGAAATTGGATGAAGAAGCTCGAAGCACATATCTCGCCTTTTTCCTCGAAACCAACTCAATCTGCCATCATTTACA AGCCGATGCTTTTAAGCGTGGAACGGAAAGATTAGTGAATGACTTGAGGAAATCAGCCCAATTTGCAGAAGAGAAGTTGGAAAACATAGAGGAGAGGTCGGAAAATCTGTTGCAGAGCTCGAAAGAGATCCATGACTCCTTGACTTGGATCGATCTCCGAACCCAACAAGTGGCTCGAGCTTCTAAGAATGTGGAAGACAATATTGATACCGTGTTGAAGCATTCAGAGGCAGTTTTTGAGCAATCCAAGGGAATTGCAGCTTCACAATTGGAGCTTCAAGAAGGACAAGTGAAAATGAAGGACAAATTCGAGGAAGGGATGGCAATGATTCAGGGCTCTTACAACAACCTAGGCCTAGAAATCGATAAGTTAAGGAATGATGCTGTTGAGATAGAAAATGAGATAAGTAGAGTTGGTAATACAATGACTTTGAAGATGGAAAATCTGCAGAGCAGAGCTGATGATATTGGGGAAGTGGCAGGGCAGTCATTAGATAAGCAGAAACAGCTTCTAGACGGGCAATCAACTGCCCTTGAAGGCCTTCAGTTTCTAACTAAATTCCAGTCTCAAGCCCTGGAAGAGAGCAG GGCTACTCTGCAGCGCTTAGCTGAATTTGGGCATAAACAACAGGAAGAGCTTCTTCAGAGGCAAGAAATCCTTCAACAAGCCCATGACCACTTGGTAGAAAACTCAAAATCGATGCTGGCAGCTCAG GAAGCTTTTGAATCAAAGCAAGCAAGCATGTTCATTGCCTTGGATAAGCTCTTCACTTTGCACAATGCCATGTTGCTCGAATCCCGATCAATCAAAGCCTTCTTCATATACTCCTTATCAATTTTTATCCTCTACATGCTCACCAGTACAAAGCAAACATATACTGTGAGACCAAGGCTTTACATTG GGCTTTGTGCTACATTCCTGATTGAATTTGCAATTCTTCGGTTCTCAACTTATGACATTGCGCAACAGACACAGATAATCAACATGATCAGGTCAATCTTTGCGATTGTTTCTTCAATCCAGCTCCTTCATGCCATCTGTACATTCAG GGATTATGAAGTGCTGAACCATCAGATGCTGCTAACACTAATGGAAAAGGTTAATGGTATGCAAAGAAACATAGACTACTCGGCCTGTGTCATGGAGGATAGCGATTTAGATTGGTCTACATGGATCGATAATGACTTGCCCGAAGATGTGGACATTGTCAAAGATCCTGATTTTATACTTCAGGAAGAAATTGGCGAGAATTCCATTACAACAACTTCAATTACAAGAAAGTATAATCTTCGAAACCGCCTTCGTCAGTGA